From a single Bacillus pumilus genomic region:
- the serA gene encoding phosphoglycerate dehydrogenase: MFRVLVSDKMSNDGLLPLLESDFVEIVQKNVTEAEDELHTFDALLVRSATKVTKELYEKMTSLKIVGRAGVGVDNIDIDEATKHGVIVINAPNGNTISTAEHTFAMISSLMRHIPQANISVKSKEWNRGAYVGAELYGKSLGIVGLGRIGSEIAQRARAFGMTVNVFDPFLTKERAEKIGVNAKSLDEVLEVSDIITVHTPLTKETRGLLNKETIAKTKKGVRLVNCARGGIIDEADLLEALESGHVAGAALDVFEVEPPTDNPLVDHPHVIATPHLGASTKEAQLNVAAQVSEEVLQFAKGLPVMSSINLPAMTKDEFKKIQPYHQFAGKLGRLVSQSMREPVKEVSISYEGSISKLETSFITKSLLSGFLKERVDSTVNEVNAGMVAKERGISFSEKISSSESGYENSISIEVKGDLSTFTLKATYIPHLGERVVSINGFNIDFYPDGHLVYIQHTDAPGVIGKVGQILGDHDVNIATMQVGRKEKGGEAIMMLSFDKHLEDEIVKELTEVQDILSVRLIDL; this comes from the coding sequence ATGTTTCGAGTATTAGTGTCAGATAAGATGAGCAATGATGGTCTATTACCACTTTTAGAATCAGATTTTGTTGAAATTGTCCAAAAGAATGTAACAGAAGCAGAAGATGAATTACACACATTTGATGCCTTACTTGTCAGAAGCGCTACAAAGGTGACCAAAGAGCTTTATGAAAAAATGACTTCACTAAAAATTGTCGGTCGTGCCGGTGTGGGCGTAGATAATATTGATATTGATGAAGCGACCAAGCATGGCGTCATTGTCATCAATGCACCAAACGGTAATACAATTTCCACAGCTGAGCATACATTTGCCATGATTTCATCGCTCATGCGTCATATTCCACAAGCCAATATTTCTGTGAAATCAAAAGAATGGAACAGAGGCGCATATGTCGGTGCTGAGCTTTACGGAAAATCTCTAGGGATCGTTGGACTTGGCAGAATCGGAAGCGAAATTGCCCAGCGTGCAAGAGCATTTGGCATGACGGTCAACGTATTTGACCCATTTCTTACAAAGGAACGTGCAGAAAAAATTGGTGTCAATGCCAAATCACTTGATGAAGTACTCGAAGTATCGGATATTATCACTGTACATACCCCATTAACAAAAGAAACAAGAGGACTTCTCAATAAAGAAACAATTGCAAAAACAAAAAAAGGCGTTCGCCTAGTAAACTGCGCGCGTGGTGGCATTATTGACGAGGCTGACCTTCTTGAAGCACTTGAAAGCGGTCATGTTGCAGGAGCTGCACTCGATGTATTCGAGGTAGAGCCTCCTACTGATAATCCGCTTGTAGATCATCCTCATGTCATTGCAACTCCGCATCTTGGCGCTTCGACGAAAGAAGCACAATTAAATGTAGCGGCGCAAGTATCTGAAGAAGTACTTCAATTTGCAAAAGGACTTCCTGTCATGTCATCTATTAATCTACCAGCGATGACGAAAGACGAATTCAAAAAGATTCAGCCGTACCATCAGTTTGCAGGAAAACTCGGACGCCTTGTCTCTCAATCAATGAGAGAACCTGTAAAAGAAGTGAGCATCTCTTACGAAGGCTCTATTTCAAAACTCGAAACATCTTTTATTACAAAAAGTCTCCTGTCAGGCTTTTTAAAAGAGCGTGTTGATTCGACTGTAAATGAAGTAAATGCTGGTATGGTAGCAAAAGAACGCGGCATTAGCTTCAGTGAAAAAATTTCTTCAAGCGAATCTGGTTACGAAAACAGCATTTCCATTGAAGTCAAAGGAGACCTTTCAACCTTTACTCTAAAAGCAACCTATATCCCGCATTTAGGAGAACGCGTTGTTTCCATTAATGGATTTAATATTGATTTTTATCCAGATGGACACCTTGTCTACATCCAGCATACAGATGCTCCTGGTGTGATCGGAAAGGTTGGACAAATATTAGGCGACCATGATGTCAACATTGCGACGATGCAGGTAGGACGTAAAGAAAAAGGCGGCGAAGCCATCATGATGCTTTCATTCGACAAGCATCTTGAGGACGAAATAGTGAAAGAATTAACTGAAGTACAAGATATTCTTTCTGTCCGCTTGATCGACCTATAA
- a CDS encoding M23 family metallopeptidase, with protein MKRYCFVCASCLLWIFVPFVHAQETSEWVEPVKGEVTDLFGTRGGSHKGLDIAAPEGESIFAASEGVVTRSYVSATYGEAVFIQHPNGYETVYAHLHERFVKENDHVEAGQPIGIIGNTGASRGTHLHFEVHKGNWSVSKEDAVDPLTIIAMDRFQEPALHVNGHEKNTYLIKQGDTLWSIAKTHEMTVEQLKKINKLTTHLIRTGDHLMISTK; from the coding sequence ATGAAAAGGTATTGCTTCGTATGTGCCAGCTGTTTGCTGTGGATTTTTGTGCCTTTTGTTCATGCACAGGAAACAAGCGAATGGGTGGAGCCAGTGAAAGGAGAAGTCACGGATTTGTTCGGGACAAGAGGTGGCTCGCACAAAGGATTAGACATAGCTGCGCCAGAAGGAGAATCCATATTTGCAGCAAGTGAAGGTGTGGTCACACGTTCGTATGTATCCGCTACATATGGAGAAGCTGTGTTTATACAGCATCCAAATGGATATGAAACGGTCTATGCTCATTTACACGAGCGTTTTGTTAAAGAGAATGACCATGTAGAAGCAGGCCAGCCGATTGGCATTATCGGCAACACAGGGGCTTCTAGAGGCACTCATTTGCATTTTGAGGTGCACAAGGGTAATTGGTCAGTCAGCAAAGAAGATGCGGTAGATCCGCTCACAATCATTGCGATGGATCGTTTCCAAGAGCCGGCTCTTCATGTAAACGGACATGAAAAAAATACATATCTCATTAAACAAGGAGATACCCTTTGGTCGATTGCTAAAACACATGAGATGACTGTGGAACAATTGAAAAAAATCAATAAGCTTACGACTCATCTCATTCGAACGGGAGACCATTTAATGATTTCAACAAAATAA
- a CDS encoding sigma X negative regulator — MKTNRSDWSEERIKVLLSQLPKVEDNRSSKQIYQQMLMASGKKKKSVKWIGPAVATVVVLFMAFLISPHLFQPAAQDYHQQMKMESRADKSQVNATLEAVKQTDGPSHVVSRKQQQKYMTIAYIDESTSQVVPISIEKEDEHDHLQEMMNTYEQVQLPEMTKPLQSYIDMVDLREKGDTLIFQLKNDLSLDTLKEANRFKDMVKETLKWSKYEQVQVKTAKGSHLQLGANGRIGTMSIEKQTKRAYYVLDNKSGTFLVPSKTHYSSYEDAVEAMKRTSDAGLDPLIKDEPIKAVTSKGKHVTITFGASAQLSDSNDHILLIEGLLLSAKDFGFTEVTIQQAGTDQVGPYELEEPIEVPALPNPVVIKDR, encoded by the coding sequence ATGAAAACGAACAGGTCCGATTGGAGCGAAGAACGAATCAAGGTGTTACTAAGTCAGCTTCCAAAGGTGGAGGACAACCGTTCCTCTAAGCAGATCTACCAGCAGATGCTGATGGCGAGCGGGAAGAAAAAGAAAAGTGTCAAATGGATCGGTCCAGCAGTCGCAACCGTTGTCGTATTATTTATGGCGTTTTTGATTTCTCCTCATTTATTTCAGCCGGCTGCTCAAGATTATCATCAGCAAATGAAAATGGAATCAAGAGCTGACAAAAGTCAGGTGAACGCCACATTAGAGGCGGTCAAACAGACTGATGGACCCTCACACGTTGTTTCTCGTAAGCAGCAGCAAAAGTATATGACGATTGCATACATAGATGAATCGACCTCTCAGGTGGTGCCAATTAGCATTGAAAAAGAGGATGAGCATGATCACTTGCAGGAAATGATGAACACATATGAGCAGGTGCAGCTGCCTGAAATGACAAAGCCTCTTCAATCTTATATTGATATGGTAGATCTTCGAGAAAAAGGGGATACACTCATCTTTCAGTTAAAAAATGATTTGTCCCTTGATACGTTAAAAGAAGCTAACCGGTTTAAAGATATGGTGAAAGAAACGCTAAAATGGAGTAAGTATGAGCAGGTACAAGTCAAGACAGCCAAAGGCTCCCACCTTCAATTAGGAGCAAATGGACGCATTGGTACGATGTCGATTGAGAAACAAACAAAGCGCGCTTATTATGTATTAGACAACAAAAGCGGAACTTTTTTGGTGCCGTCAAAAACGCATTATTCATCGTATGAAGATGCGGTAGAGGCCATGAAGCGCACAAGCGATGCTGGACTTGATCCATTAATTAAAGACGAACCGATTAAAGCAGTGACGTCTAAAGGAAAACATGTGACTATTACGTTTGGAGCATCAGCGCAATTATCGGACTCAAATGATCATATTCTACTCATTGAAGGTCTGCTGCTCTCAGCGAAAGATTTTGGTTTTACAGAGGTCACCATTCAACAGGCGGGAACAGATCAAGTTGGTCCATATGAATTAGAAGAACCGATAGAGGTACCAGCTTTGCCGAATCCAGTTGTCATAAAAGATCGTTAA
- the sigX gene encoding RNA polymerase sigma factor SigX, with product MHETFQKIYDSYHQDLYQFLFYMVKDKNQAEDLVQEVYIRVLHSYKTFEGRSSEKTWLFSIARHVAIDWFRKQQTIRQRVLGTFDWDKQDVKDPDLLPDELAVQDENIKEIYAALDHCTIDQRAVIILRFIQGYSIMETAKALKFSESKVKTTQHRGLKVLRKHMELLKEELVNENEQVRLERRTNQGVTKSASKGGGQPFL from the coding sequence ATGCATGAAACCTTTCAAAAAATATATGATTCGTACCATCAAGATTTGTACCAGTTTTTATTTTATATGGTTAAAGATAAAAATCAGGCAGAGGATCTCGTTCAGGAGGTTTACATTCGGGTACTTCACTCATATAAAACTTTTGAAGGAAGAAGCAGCGAGAAAACATGGCTGTTTTCAATTGCAAGGCATGTAGCGATTGATTGGTTTCGCAAACAGCAAACGATTAGACAGCGGGTGCTCGGCACGTTTGATTGGGATAAGCAGGATGTAAAGGATCCGGACTTGCTCCCAGACGAACTGGCTGTACAGGATGAAAATATAAAAGAAATCTATGCTGCACTTGATCATTGCACGATTGATCAGCGAGCTGTCATCATTTTAAGATTTATCCAGGGCTACTCAATCATGGAGACGGCAAAGGCGCTAAAGTTCTCGGAAAGCAAAGTCAAAACAACGCAGCACCGAGGCCTGAAAGTGCTCCGAAAACATATGGAGCTTTTGAAGGAGGAGCTAGTGAATGAAAACGAACAGGTCCGATTGGAGCGAAGAACGAATCAAGGTGTTACTAAGTCAGCTTCCAAAGGTGGAGGACAACCGTTCCTCTAA
- a CDS encoding ATP-binding protein, giving the protein MKLWKSVVGKLWLTILFLVLIVLSILTVLLLEFIENYHVEEAKSDLTQMANKVAVILESHEDQSLARSITSELADKLTSIAIVQEDGLEWYSSEKDGKLPAITKKQIEADRDLNQALKERKKISKRAEPNAGNQKDERIVVGVPYEANGKKGMVFLSQSLLAVEQTTKHTTRYIFLAAGIAIVLTTIFAFFLSTRVTYPLRKMREGAQDLAKGKFDTKIPILTQDEIGELAIAFNQMGKQLKFHITALNQEKEHLSNILSSMADGVITINIDGTILMTNPPAERFLQAWYYEQNMKIKDGDELPPEARELFHTAVSTEKEQMIEVTLQGRTWVLLMTPLYNQQDVRGAVAVLRDMTEERRLDKLRKDFIANVSHELRTPIAMLQGYSEAIVDDIAGSEEEKKEIAQIIYDESLRMGRLVNDLLDLARMEAGHITLNLESTDTEELTEKIYRKFLGIAKEKQVDLTYDIQVDEPHFVLDPDKIEQVFTNLIDNAIRHTPEGGEVHFSVQSVENGLKMDVKDSGSGIPEEDLPFIFERFYKADKARTRGRSGTGLGLAIVKNIVEAHQGSIHAHSKAGTGTHFTFYIPRKKQELV; this is encoded by the coding sequence ATGAAACTGTGGAAAAGTGTCGTTGGAAAGCTATGGTTAACCATTCTTTTCCTCGTTTTGATCGTGTTATCTATTTTAACCGTGCTTCTTTTAGAGTTCATTGAGAATTATCATGTCGAAGAAGCAAAGTCTGACCTAACGCAAATGGCAAATAAAGTAGCGGTTATTTTAGAGAGCCATGAGGATCAATCGCTCGCAAGGTCTATTACATCAGAGCTTGCTGACAAATTGACGAGTATTGCGATTGTCCAAGAGGACGGGCTAGAATGGTATTCGTCTGAAAAAGATGGGAAGCTTCCTGCGATTACAAAGAAACAAATTGAAGCCGACAGGGATTTAAATCAAGCGCTAAAAGAACGTAAAAAAATTAGCAAACGTGCAGAACCAAATGCAGGCAATCAGAAAGATGAACGAATTGTCGTTGGTGTTCCATATGAGGCAAACGGAAAAAAAGGCATGGTCTTTCTGTCTCAATCACTACTCGCTGTAGAACAAACAACGAAACATACGACGCGTTATATCTTCTTAGCAGCCGGAATTGCCATTGTTCTGACCACTATATTCGCTTTCTTCTTATCAACACGTGTCACCTATCCTCTCAGAAAGATGAGAGAGGGAGCACAGGATTTGGCGAAAGGAAAATTTGATACAAAGATTCCTATTTTAACGCAAGACGAAATTGGAGAACTGGCTATCGCCTTTAACCAAATGGGCAAGCAACTTAAATTCCATATCACAGCCTTAAATCAAGAAAAAGAACATTTGTCCAACATTTTAAGCAGTATGGCTGATGGAGTTATTACCATCAATATTGATGGAACGATCCTCATGACGAATCCTCCTGCAGAACGATTTTTGCAGGCATGGTATTACGAGCAAAATATGAAGATCAAAGACGGAGATGAACTGCCGCCAGAAGCGCGAGAATTGTTTCATACCGCCGTCAGCACAGAAAAAGAGCAAATGATTGAAGTCACGCTGCAAGGACGTACTTGGGTTCTTCTTATGACTCCGCTTTATAATCAGCAGGATGTCAGGGGAGCCGTTGCGGTTCTACGGGATATGACCGAGGAACGAAGACTTGATAAGCTGAGAAAAGACTTCATTGCCAATGTCAGCCATGAACTTCGTACACCAATTGCCATGCTGCAAGGGTATAGTGAGGCGATTGTAGATGATATTGCAGGCTCTGAAGAGGAAAAGAAAGAGATTGCGCAAATTATTTACGACGAATCACTTCGAATGGGGCGTCTTGTGAATGACCTTCTAGATCTAGCAAGAATGGAAGCGGGTCATATTACACTTAATCTTGAATCAACAGATACAGAAGAGCTGACGGAGAAGATCTATCGCAAGTTTCTCGGTATTGCGAAAGAAAAGCAAGTTGACCTCACATATGACATTCAAGTCGATGAACCGCACTTCGTACTAGATCCAGATAAGATTGAGCAGGTGTTTACGAATCTCATTGATAACGCCATTCGTCATACACCTGAGGGCGGAGAGGTTCACTTCTCAGTTCAATCGGTGGAGAATGGGCTGAAAATGGATGTAAAAGATTCGGGAAGCGGAATCCCAGAAGAGGATCTGCCATTTATTTTCGAACGCTTCTATAAAGCGGATAAGGCAAGAACAAGAGGGCGTTCTGGTACTGGACTGGGTCTTGCGATTGTGAAGAACATTGTAGAGGCGCATCAAGGCTCCATTCATGCACATAGTAAAGCGGGTACAGGCACACATTTCACCTTTTACATCCCTAGAAAAAAGCAGGAACTCGTCTAA
- a CDS encoding response regulator transcription factor yields MEHTTQTKILVVDDEARIRRLLKMYLERENYEIDEAENGDEAIQKGLQTDYDLILLDLMMPGTDGIEVCNQIRDKKATPIIMLTAKGEEANRVQGFEAGTDDYIVKPFSPREVVLRVKALLRRSSQTSYLNTGTTTKDVLVFSHLSIDHDAHRVTADGKEVSLTPKEYELLYFLAKTPDKVYDREKLLKEVWQYEFFGDLRTVDTHVKRLREKLNKVSPEAAKKIVTVWGVGYKFEVGAE; encoded by the coding sequence ATGGAACACACAACTCAAACGAAAATATTAGTCGTAGATGATGAGGCAAGAATTCGCCGCCTTTTAAAAATGTATTTAGAACGTGAAAATTATGAAATCGATGAAGCGGAAAATGGAGATGAGGCGATTCAAAAAGGGCTTCAAACGGATTATGACCTCATTTTGCTCGATTTAATGATGCCTGGAACAGACGGGATTGAAGTGTGTAATCAAATTCGAGACAAAAAAGCGACGCCAATTATTATGCTGACAGCAAAAGGAGAAGAAGCCAACCGCGTGCAAGGGTTTGAGGCAGGAACGGATGACTATATCGTCAAACCTTTTAGCCCGCGTGAAGTTGTTTTACGTGTGAAGGCATTGCTGAGAAGATCGTCACAAACGTCTTATCTCAATACTGGGACAACTACAAAGGATGTATTGGTATTTTCTCATCTTTCAATTGACCACGATGCACATAGAGTGACGGCTGATGGCAAAGAAGTTAGTCTTACGCCAAAGGAATACGAGCTTTTATATTTCCTTGCGAAAACACCGGATAAGGTTTATGACAGAGAAAAGCTTTTAAAAGAAGTATGGCAGTATGAATTCTTTGGAGACTTGAGAACAGTCGATACACACGTCAAACGACTTCGTGAAAAACTGAATAAAGTGTCTCCAGAAGCTGCGAAAAAAATCGTGACGGTATGGGGTGTCGGTTACAAATTTGAGGTCGGCGCTGAATGA
- the ccsB gene encoding c-type cytochrome biogenesis protein CcsB has product MAAVSENLLFAAFLFYLAAVPFFGGAIKGKKKVDGPRKNKAALIGITLTIIGFLSQLGYFISRWIASGHAPVSNLFEFTTAFGMMLVLAFIILYFVYQVSVLGLFTLPIALLIIAYASMFPSDISPLIPSLQSNWLYIHVTTAALGQAILAISFVAGVIFLLKHVDQTKPGKKTFGLELVMFMIVVTLAFIAVTSIFRMTGYEAKFNWVDKNKEESVMVYELPALVGPHKGELVTQDRLEPFVDLPPVFSGRKVNTVLWSFGTGLILYGLIRLIIRKRLSALLQPLVKQVNLDLVDEIGYRAVSIGFPVFALGGLIFAMIWAQIAWTRFWGWDPKEVWALITFLFYAAYLHLRLSRGWHGEKSAWLAVIGFAIIMFNLIFVNLVIAGLHSYA; this is encoded by the coding sequence ATGGCGGCAGTCAGTGAAAACCTGTTATTTGCAGCTTTTCTATTTTATTTAGCGGCAGTTCCTTTTTTTGGCGGTGCTATTAAAGGAAAAAAGAAAGTCGATGGACCGCGCAAGAATAAGGCAGCACTTATCGGCATTACGCTTACCATCATCGGTTTTTTGAGCCAATTAGGCTATTTTATTTCAAGGTGGATAGCGTCTGGTCATGCACCTGTCAGTAATTTGTTTGAATTCACAACAGCTTTTGGCATGATGCTTGTGCTCGCATTCATCATTTTATATTTTGTGTATCAAGTGTCTGTACTTGGGTTATTTACACTTCCAATCGCTTTATTGATTATTGCTTATGCAAGTATGTTCCCATCGGATATTTCGCCGCTGATTCCTTCACTACAAAGTAATTGGCTTTATATTCACGTGACAACAGCGGCACTTGGGCAAGCCATATTAGCGATCAGCTTTGTAGCAGGTGTCATCTTCCTATTAAAACATGTAGATCAAACAAAGCCAGGGAAAAAGACGTTTGGTTTAGAGCTCGTCATGTTTATGATTGTTGTCACACTTGCATTTATCGCTGTCACGTCCATCTTTAGAATGACAGGATATGAAGCGAAATTTAATTGGGTCGATAAAAATAAAGAGGAAAGTGTGATGGTCTATGAGCTGCCGGCTCTAGTTGGACCTCATAAAGGAGAGCTTGTGACGCAAGATCGTTTGGAACCATTTGTTGATTTGCCGCCTGTTTTTTCAGGAAGAAAGGTCAATACGGTGTTATGGTCATTCGGCACGGGGCTGATCTTGTATGGGCTGATTCGATTAATCATTCGCAAACGACTGAGCGCTCTGCTTCAACCGCTCGTGAAACAGGTGAACCTAGATTTAGTCGATGAAATTGGATACAGAGCTGTTTCCATTGGTTTCCCTGTATTTGCGTTAGGCGGGCTCATTTTTGCAATGATCTGGGCGCAAATTGCCTGGACTCGGTTCTGGGGCTGGGACCCGAAGGAAGTATGGGCATTGATTACGTTTCTTTTTTATGCAGCCTATCTTCATCTTCGCTTATCCCGGGGCTGGCATGGTGAAAAGTCCGCATGGTTAGCTGTGATCGGATTCGCTATTATTATGTTTAATCTCATCTTTGTCAATCTTGTGATCGCAGGGCTTCATTCTTACGCGTAA
- the resB gene encoding cytochrome c biogenesis protein ResB has protein sequence MKEVKCECGHINPIGTVLCESCGNPIAANEKNSSKLLDMRYDGSARRSQTYNKTIVDKVWNFFSSVKVGVWLIVITLLASSLGTIFPQERFIPPGASASTYYEEQYGSFGKLYYILGFHDLYNSWWFLALVASIGISLVICSLDRVIPLYRALKNQGVIKKEGFMRRQRLFSETDKTLDQHTYEGIIRAMKQKRYRVREENGHILAEKGRFSRWGPYVNHIGLIIFLIGSMLRFVPGMYVDETLWVREGETAPIPGTNGQYFLKNNAFSIDRYETGNEKEVFENAIERAGDGQVVKSYKTDAILYKREGEVVLGEKPKLKQVTEHDIKVNEPLKFDHFSLYQVDFKQNELDQMVFQLIRKDTEKSFGTVKINLLEPKSEYDLGSGYKVKVMSYLPDFYFDDDGTPSTKTRNPNNPAFVFEMISPEKPKGEKSFVAIQETVEGSDNNMYKMKFDRVETKNVTGLTVRKDLTLGVLIVGGIIFMIGVVQGMYWQHRRIWLSAKDGKVFVAGHTNKNWFGIKSDLNVLLRDSGIKQPVDQKELPDTTSISKSKGEGLDGGSQ, from the coding sequence ATGAAAGAGGTAAAGTGCGAGTGTGGACATATTAATCCAATCGGAACTGTTCTATGTGAATCATGCGGAAATCCCATTGCGGCTAATGAGAAAAACTCTTCAAAGCTGCTTGATATGAGATATGACGGCAGTGCAAGACGCTCGCAAACATACAACAAAACGATTGTTGATAAAGTATGGAACTTTTTTTCTTCCGTTAAAGTGGGTGTGTGGCTCATTGTCATTACACTGCTTGCCTCCTCACTAGGAACTATTTTTCCGCAGGAGCGATTTATTCCGCCAGGTGCATCTGCTTCCACCTATTATGAAGAGCAATATGGGTCGTTCGGTAAGTTGTATTACATACTTGGATTCCATGATCTTTATAATTCTTGGTGGTTTTTAGCATTAGTTGCATCCATCGGAATCTCCCTTGTCATTTGCAGTCTCGACCGGGTCATTCCTCTTTATCGAGCACTCAAAAACCAAGGGGTTATCAAAAAAGAAGGCTTTATGAGAAGACAGCGTCTGTTCAGTGAAACAGACAAAACGTTAGATCAGCATACATATGAAGGCATCATAAGAGCAATGAAACAAAAGCGTTACCGTGTACGAGAAGAAAACGGACATATTTTAGCTGAAAAAGGCCGCTTTTCACGCTGGGGCCCTTACGTCAATCACATTGGATTAATCATCTTTCTTATTGGATCGATGCTCCGGTTTGTCCCGGGCATGTACGTGGATGAAACGCTATGGGTCAGAGAGGGTGAAACTGCCCCAATCCCAGGTACAAATGGTCAATATTTTTTGAAAAATAATGCGTTCTCAATAGACCGCTATGAAACTGGAAATGAAAAAGAAGTGTTTGAGAATGCGATTGAAAGAGCTGGCGATGGTCAAGTGGTGAAAAGTTATAAAACCGACGCCATTTTATACAAACGTGAAGGCGAAGTTGTTTTGGGTGAAAAGCCTAAGCTGAAGCAGGTAACAGAACATGATATTAAAGTGAACGAACCGCTCAAGTTTGATCATTTTTCATTATATCAAGTAGATTTTAAACAAAATGAACTCGATCAAATGGTCTTTCAGCTGATTCGTAAAGATACAGAGAAATCTTTCGGAACAGTGAAGATTAATCTGCTGGAGCCTAAGTCAGAATATGATCTTGGTAGCGGTTACAAAGTCAAAGTGATGAGCTATCTCCCTGATTTTTATTTTGACGATGATGGAACGCCGAGTACGAAAACAAGGAATCCGAATAATCCTGCTTTCGTGTTTGAAATGATTTCTCCCGAAAAGCCTAAAGGTGAAAAAAGCTTTGTGGCGATTCAAGAGACAGTAGAAGGCTCTGATAACAACATGTATAAAATGAAGTTTGATCGAGTGGAAACGAAAAACGTCACGGGATTGACGGTAAGAAAAGATTTAACTCTCGGGGTGCTCATCGTAGGCGGCATTATCTTCATGATTGGTGTCGTACAGGGGATGTATTGGCAGCATAGAAGAATTTGGCTGTCTGCAAAGGATGGAAAAGTATTTGTGGCAGGACACACAAACAAAAACTGGTTCGGTATAAAGTCTGATCTCAATGTGCTATTAAGGGACAGTGGCATCAAACAGCCAGTTGATCAAAAAGAACTGCCTGATACAACAAGTATCAGCAAGAGCAAGGGGGAAGGATTAGATGGCGGCAGTCAGTGA
- the resA gene encoding thiol-disulfide oxidoreductase ResA, producing MKKRRFFIRTGILLVMLAALCYTMYNSVFAKQDRVKEGSIAPNFVLQSVDGERIELKDLKGKGVFLNFWGTWCGPCKQEFPYMANQYELFKDRGVEIVAVNVAESKIAVKNFMEAYGVNFPVAMDKDRQVTEAYDITPLPTTFLINPEGKVIKVIKGTMTERNVYEYMNLIKPKGS from the coding sequence ATGAAGAAAAGACGGTTTTTCATACGGACGGGCATTCTCCTCGTGATGCTTGCTGCACTATGTTATACGATGTATAACTCAGTATTTGCCAAACAGGATCGAGTCAAAGAAGGATCTATTGCGCCAAATTTTGTCCTTCAATCAGTGGATGGGGAACGGATTGAATTAAAGGACTTAAAGGGCAAAGGCGTCTTTCTTAATTTTTGGGGGACCTGGTGTGGTCCGTGTAAACAAGAATTTCCTTACATGGCGAATCAATATGAATTGTTCAAGGATCGCGGTGTGGAAATTGTTGCAGTCAATGTTGCCGAATCCAAGATTGCCGTGAAAAATTTTATGGAAGCCTATGGCGTGAATTTTCCTGTTGCCATGGACAAAGATCGCCAAGTGACAGAGGCCTATGATATTACGCCGCTGCCAACTACATTTTTAATTAATCCTGAAGGCAAGGTAATCAAAGTCATAAAGGGGACCATGACAGAACGTAATGTCTATGAATATATGAATTTGATTAAACCAAAGGGGTCATAG
- the rluB gene encoding 23S rRNA pseudouridine(2605) synthase RluB, with translation MERLQKVIAHAGVASRRKAEELIKEGRVTVNGQTVTELGVKVGSSDKIEVNGLKLEREEPVYFMLYKPRGVISAAEDDKGRKVVTDFFDDVPQRLYPIGRLDYDTSGLILITNDGEFAHKLMHPKYQIDKTYAAKLKGIPSKELLRKLEKGIMLDHKKTAPARAKMLSIDKRKQTCIVQLTIHEGRNRQVRRMFEAIGHDVLKLKREQYAFLHIEGMRPGDRRELSPHEVKRLRAIADHGKSAF, from the coding sequence ATGGAACGTTTACAGAAAGTAATTGCACATGCCGGCGTCGCTTCAAGACGAAAGGCTGAAGAATTAATTAAAGAAGGACGAGTTACCGTTAATGGTCAAACAGTGACTGAGCTCGGAGTAAAGGTGGGCTCTTCAGATAAAATTGAAGTCAACGGATTAAAGCTTGAAAGAGAAGAACCAGTTTACTTCATGCTGTATAAACCGCGCGGCGTCATTTCAGCTGCCGAGGATGATAAAGGACGTAAAGTCGTTACAGACTTCTTTGATGATGTCCCGCAGCGCCTGTACCCAATCGGGCGTTTAGATTATGATACGAGCGGTTTGATTTTAATCACAAATGATGGGGAGTTTGCCCATAAGCTTATGCATCCAAAATATCAAATTGATAAAACGTATGCAGCGAAGCTAAAAGGCATTCCATCAAAGGAATTGCTTAGAAAGCTTGAAAAAGGGATTATGTTAGATCATAAAAAGACTGCACCTGCGCGTGCCAAAATGCTTTCTATTGATAAACGAAAACAAACATGTATCGTCCAATTAACCATTCATGAAGGCAGAAACAGACAAGTTCGTCGCATGTTTGAAGCGATCGGCCACGATGTGTTAAAGCTTAAAAGAGAACAATATGCGTTCCTTCACATTGAAGGCATGAGACCAGGAGACCGCAGAGAATTGTCTCCTCATGAAGTCAAGCGCCTGAGAGCAATTGCGGATCATGGGAAAAGCGCTTTTTAA